In Cynocephalus volans isolate mCynVol1 chromosome 3, mCynVol1.pri, whole genome shotgun sequence, one DNA window encodes the following:
- the HAUS4 gene encoding HAUS augmin-like complex subunit 4 produces MASGDFCSSGEGMEILQQACSKQLLPCNLNEEDLLQNPYFSKLLLSLSQHVDQSGLSLTLAKEQAQAWKEVRLHKTTWLRSEILQRVIQELLVDYYVKTQDTNLTSEDKKFHETLEQRLLVTELTQLLGPSQEREMPPLLGLEKADLLELMPPSEDFVWMRARLQLEVEEQLKKKCFTLLCYHDPNSDADSETLKAAKVWKLAEVLVDEKQQCQDAKSQQREQMVLLEKKSATYSQVLLRCLALLQRLLQEHRLKTQSELDRINAQYLEIKCSAMILKLRMEELKILSDTYTAEKVEVHRLIRDRLEGAIRLQEQDMEKSRQVLNTYEVLGEEFDRLVKEYTQLKQVTENKRWALQEFNKAYH; encoded by the exons ATGGCATCCGGAGATTTCTGCTCATCTGGCGAAGGGATGGAAATACTTCAACAAG CATGCAGTAAACAGCTTCTTCCTTGTAACCTGAATGAAGAGGACCTGTTGCAGAACCCATACTTCAGCAAGCTGTTGCTGAGTCTCTCACAGCATGTAGACCAGAGTGGCTTAAGCCTCACCCTGGCAAAGGAGCAGGCTCAG gCATGGAAGGAAGTTCGACTGCATAAGACAACATGGTTGAGGTCTGAGATTTTACAGAGAGTCATTCAAGAGCTGCTTGTGGACTACTATGTAAAGACACAGGACACAAATTTAACTTCTGAGGACAAAAAG tTTCATGAGACCCTTGAACAGCGGTTACTTGTGACTGAACTGACACAGCTCTTAGGTCCTAGCCAGGAGAGGGAGATGCCTCCACTGCTAGGGCTGGAGAAAGCAGACCTTCTGGAGCTCATGCCACCCTCAGAG GATTTTGTGTGGATGAGAGCTCGGCTCCAGCTAGAAGTGGAGGAGCAGCTCAAGAAGAAATGTTTCACTTTGCTCTGCTACCATGATCCCAATTCAG ATGCTGACAGTGAAACCCTAAAGGCAGCAAAGGTATGGAAACTGGCAGAGGTCCTGGTGGATGAGAAGCAGCAGTGCCAAGATGCCAAGagccagcagagggagcagaTGGTGCTGCTGGAGAAGAAGAGTGCCACCTACTCCCAG GTGCTTCTCCGCTGCCTCGCCTTGTTGCAGAGACTTCTTCAGGAGCACCGGCTGAAGACTCAGTCTGAGCTAGACCGCATCAATGCCCAGTATTTGGAAATCAAGTGCAGTGCCATGATCCTTAAGCTGAG AATGGAGGAGCTAAAGATTTTGTCCGACACTTATACTGCTGAGAAAGTGGAAGTTCATCGTCTCATTAG GGATCGTTTGGAGGGAGCTATTCGTCTACAAGAGCAGGACATGGAGAAGTCACGACAGGTCCTGAATACCTATGAAGTCCTCGGGGAGGAGTTTGACAGGCTGGTTAAAGAGTACACTCAACTCAAGCAGGTGACAGAGAACAAGCGCTGGGCCCTCCAAGAGTTCAACAAGGCCTACCACTGA